A genomic stretch from Schaalia odontolytica includes:
- a CDS encoding NAD(P)/FAD-dependent oxidoreductase, translating to MSRHRIVIIGSGFAGLSAARRLKNADADITILARTSHHLFQPLLYQVATGILSEGDIAPTTREILRGQKNVTVLQALVEEIDVEARVVKWRNHNKHEQTDYDTLIVAAGAGQSYFGNDHFAVFAPGMKTIDDALELRARIFGAFELAEIETDPAAIEKLLTFVVVGAGPTGVEMAGQIRELASHTLKGEFRNIDPTKARVILVDGAEHPLPPFGEALGLKTEEALAKLGVEMKMNAFVTGVDSEGVTIKYKSGEEERIESVCKVWAAGVAASPLGRALGEATGAEVDRAGRVTVNKDLTLPGHPEIFVLGDMMAFPGVPGVAQGAIQSARFAADTIAARLAGRSPKATEFVYNDKGSMATIARYKAVVKMGNTKLTGFVAWVAWCFLHLLYIVGFKSQVGTLVSWFFSFLSGARPQRTTTNQQMVGRLALEQLGAGASGKLVVGEDVAEEREED from the coding sequence ATGTCACGCCACCGCATTGTCATCATCGGTTCCGGCTTCGCAGGCCTCAGCGCCGCGCGCCGCCTGAAGAACGCCGACGCCGACATCACCATCCTGGCCCGCACATCGCACCACCTCTTCCAGCCCCTGCTGTACCAGGTGGCCACGGGCATCCTCTCCGAGGGCGACATCGCCCCCACCACGCGCGAGATCCTGCGAGGTCAGAAGAACGTGACGGTTCTACAGGCGCTCGTCGAGGAGATTGACGTCGAGGCGCGCGTCGTCAAGTGGCGCAACCACAACAAGCACGAGCAGACCGACTACGACACGCTGATCGTTGCGGCGGGTGCGGGCCAGTCCTACTTCGGCAACGACCACTTCGCTGTCTTTGCGCCGGGCATGAAGACGATCGACGACGCCCTGGAACTGCGCGCGCGTATCTTCGGCGCGTTTGAGCTGGCCGAGATCGAGACCGACCCGGCTGCTATCGAGAAGCTCCTCACCTTCGTCGTCGTGGGTGCCGGCCCGACCGGCGTCGAGATGGCCGGACAGATCCGCGAGCTCGCCTCTCACACTCTCAAGGGCGAGTTCCGCAACATCGACCCGACCAAGGCGCGCGTCATCCTGGTGGACGGCGCCGAGCATCCTCTCCCCCCGTTCGGCGAGGCGCTCGGCCTCAAGACCGAAGAGGCACTGGCCAAGCTTGGCGTCGAGATGAAGATGAACGCCTTCGTCACTGGCGTGGACTCCGAGGGCGTGACGATCAAGTACAAGTCCGGCGAGGAAGAGCGGATCGAGTCCGTATGCAAGGTGTGGGCCGCCGGCGTGGCCGCGAGCCCGCTGGGCCGGGCCCTCGGCGAGGCCACGGGCGCCGAGGTGGACCGCGCGGGGCGCGTCACCGTCAACAAGGACCTTACCCTGCCGGGCCACCCCGAGATCTTCGTGCTCGGCGACATGATGGCCTTCCCGGGCGTACCGGGCGTCGCGCAGGGTGCGATCCAGTCCGCGCGCTTCGCCGCAGACACCATCGCCGCTCGCCTGGCGGGCCGATCCCCGAAGGCCACCGAGTTCGTCTACAACGACAAGGGCTCGATGGCGACGATCGCGCGCTACAAGGCCGTCGTGAAGATGGGCAACACGAAGCTGACCGGCTTCGTCGCATGGGTTGCCTGGTGCTTCCTGCACCTGCTCTACATCGTCGGCTTCAAGTCGCAGGTCGGCACCCTGGTCAGCTGGTTCTTCAGCTTCCTGTCCGGCGCACGCCCCCAGCGCACGACCACCAACCAGCAGATGGTAGGCCGCCTCGCCCTAGAGCAGCTCGGCGCGGGTGCTTCCGGCAAGCTCGTCGTTGGTGAAGACGTCGCCGAAGAGCGCGAAGAGGACTGA
- a CDS encoding zinc ribbon domain-containing protein, which translates to MKAQHTDQLELLELQKLDQKESALRHKRDSHPAHATVREFAGRVADLQRAAISQSAVIADTTREVTRIEDEIAKVTERRARQQGRIDNNQVPIRDISAMEHEIAQMDRRLAKLEDDQVEAEERVEAAQAAQDKMKQEAQAIAADIEALKAQFEADVADSDEELRRVIATRRELAGRLPAPLLEEYEDARRRNGALAVIEVRDGYGIGVAADLSPMELERIRLTPADELYLTEDTAQIVVRTAANTPR; encoded by the coding sequence GTGAAAGCACAGCACACCGACCAGCTCGAACTCCTCGAGCTTCAGAAGCTCGACCAGAAGGAGTCGGCGCTGCGCCACAAGCGCGATTCTCACCCTGCTCACGCGACGGTACGCGAGTTTGCCGGACGTGTCGCAGACCTGCAGCGCGCCGCGATCAGCCAGAGCGCTGTCATCGCGGACACGACGCGAGAGGTCACCCGCATCGAAGACGAGATCGCGAAGGTTACCGAGCGACGTGCGCGCCAGCAGGGCCGAATCGACAACAATCAGGTGCCCATTCGCGACATCTCGGCCATGGAACACGAGATCGCCCAGATGGACCGTCGCCTCGCCAAGCTCGAGGACGATCAGGTGGAGGCTGAGGAGCGCGTCGAGGCTGCTCAGGCCGCACAGGACAAGATGAAGCAGGAGGCGCAGGCTATCGCCGCCGACATCGAGGCTCTCAAGGCCCAGTTCGAAGCCGACGTCGCGGACTCGGACGAGGAACTGCGTCGTGTCATCGCCACTCGCCGTGAGCTTGCGGGTCGCCTGCCCGCCCCGCTGCTCGAGGAGTACGAGGATGCGCGCCGCCGCAACGGCGCTCTCGCCGTCATCGAGGTCCGCGACGGCTACGGCATCGGCGTTGCCGCCGACCTGAGCCCGATGGAGCTTGAGCGCATCCGCCTGACCCCCGCCGACGAGCTCTACCTGACCGAGGACACGGCTCAGATCGTCGTGCGCACGGCGGCGAACACGCCGCGCTGA
- a CDS encoding YaaA family protein, whose protein sequence is MLIWLPPSEGKNAPTHGPALDVCALSRQGLAEERRRVCEVLESLGDGPEAAAILKVGSRIDLSVNTALTSAPCAPASSVFTGVLYEAIEECAPGAWSSEGASCMSIFSGLFGVLSPTDLIPNHRVAMGVSLPDLGVLSTWWAPRLDEALSPEASERIVIDGRSGPYRAACKAPWARMWELRVEREVGGKRSVISHDAKRWRGAVAGRLLASNGYSAEETASAQEALEGAAYSLSLHDSQGNEHRVAKVEYGPERQTKKGGSTRTVTLVTH, encoded by the coding sequence ATGCTGATCTGGTTACCCCCGTCGGAGGGAAAGAACGCGCCCACGCATGGGCCGGCGCTTGACGTGTGCGCGTTGTCGCGCCAAGGCCTCGCCGAAGAACGCCGACGGGTGTGCGAGGTGCTCGAATCACTTGGAGATGGTCCTGAAGCGGCGGCGATCCTGAAGGTTGGCTCACGAATCGATTTGTCCGTCAACACCGCGCTGACGAGCGCCCCCTGCGCCCCGGCCTCGTCTGTGTTTACCGGTGTGCTGTACGAGGCGATCGAGGAATGCGCGCCTGGCGCATGGTCGAGCGAAGGCGCGTCGTGCATGTCGATCTTCTCCGGACTTTTCGGTGTCCTCTCCCCGACCGACCTCATTCCCAACCATCGTGTCGCGATGGGCGTCTCCCTCCCAGATCTGGGGGTTTTGTCGACCTGGTGGGCACCGCGCCTCGATGAAGCACTATCCCCCGAGGCATCGGAACGCATCGTCATCGACGGCCGATCCGGACCGTATCGCGCGGCCTGCAAGGCTCCGTGGGCGCGCATGTGGGAGCTGCGCGTCGAACGGGAGGTCGGCGGCAAACGCTCCGTCATCTCCCACGACGCGAAGCGCTGGCGCGGTGCCGTTGCCGGTCGACTTCTGGCGTCCAACGGATACTCCGCCGAGGAGACGGCGTCGGCGCAGGAGGCTCTCGAGGGCGCCGCGTACTCGCTGTCTCTCCACGACTCGCAGGGAAACGAACACCGCGTGGCGAAGGTCGAGTACGGCCCAGAAAGGCAGACGAAGAAGGGCGGATCGACACGCACAGTTACGTTGGTCACGCACTGA
- a CDS encoding Nif3-like dinuclear metal center hexameric protein: MQSSSHPNGHATTADTSASKWTVGDVMALMESWYPAATAQSWDRVGLIVGDPASPVRSILLALDPTAAIAAQAVAGPSGDGQPYDMVITHHPLLLRGASFLPVTDPKGGVVTTLIRSGIALFNAHTNADVACDGVATALADLIGLRDTVPLEPCGTDAEGHDIGLGRVGTVETTTLGAFADHVASVLPAGPSGLFVGGDENATVKRVAVLGGAGDSALDVARAAGVDVYLTADLRHHPASEHLEGGAPALLCGSHWATESPWLPVLARKLREAAHAADVELRVEVSTIVTEPWTSHRVTQGELA, translated from the coding sequence ATGCAGTCTTCGTCTCACCCCAACGGTCACGCAACCACGGCCGATACGTCCGCATCGAAGTGGACGGTCGGCGACGTTATGGCCCTCATGGAGTCCTGGTATCCGGCGGCTACGGCCCAGTCGTGGGACCGCGTCGGCCTCATCGTGGGCGACCCGGCATCCCCCGTGCGCTCGATCCTCCTTGCCCTCGATCCCACCGCGGCCATCGCCGCACAGGCCGTCGCCGGTCCCTCCGGCGACGGGCAACCCTACGACATGGTCATCACCCACCACCCGCTGCTCCTGCGCGGCGCGTCCTTCCTGCCGGTGACGGATCCCAAGGGGGGCGTCGTCACCACTCTCATTCGTTCCGGTATCGCCCTCTTCAATGCCCACACGAACGCGGACGTGGCATGCGACGGCGTCGCGACGGCGCTCGCCGACCTGATCGGCCTGCGAGATACCGTTCCGCTGGAGCCGTGCGGGACGGATGCCGAGGGACACGACATCGGCCTGGGGCGCGTCGGCACCGTCGAGACCACGACGCTCGGCGCATTCGCCGACCACGTCGCTTCCGTGCTTCCCGCAGGCCCCTCCGGTCTGTTCGTCGGCGGTGACGAGAACGCCACGGTCAAGCGAGTGGCGGTTCTTGGCGGGGCAGGCGATAGTGCCCTTGACGTCGCGCGCGCCGCGGGAGTCGACGTGTACCTCACGGCGGACCTGCGTCACCACCCCGCCTCCGAGCACCTCGAGGGCGGTGCGCCCGCGCTGCTGTGCGGATCTCACTGGGCGACGGAGTCCCCGTGGCTCCCCGTTCTCGCGCGCAAGCTCCGCGAGGCCGCTCACGCCGCAGATGTGGAACTTCGCGTGGAAGTCTCTACGATTGTCACCGAGCCATGGACTAGCCACCGAGTCACCCAGGGAGAACTAGCGTGA
- the lipB gene encoding lipoyl(octanoyl) transferase LipB, which yields MQILSLLDQGLVDYTQVDALQRSAHEEVLAGGEDTLIVSQFTPTWTAGRHTKPEDIPSTTIPVIRTDRAGSATWHGPGQVVVYPVVRLREPVDLVQWIRAVEASVIDTVREVWELPVHRVEGRAGVWLTEEGRRDRKICAIGLKVARGATLHGIALNVDIDPAHAFEGIIPCGLTDADVTSLSWEGIHTTVSDAASELLPRMVEHISPCLATTPTSVSYTTRSTL from the coding sequence GTGCAGATTTTGAGCCTACTCGACCAGGGGTTGGTCGATTACACGCAGGTTGACGCGCTCCAGCGCTCCGCGCACGAGGAGGTCCTCGCCGGCGGCGAGGACACGCTCATCGTTTCTCAATTCACCCCCACGTGGACGGCGGGGCGTCACACGAAGCCCGAGGATATTCCCTCCACGACGATCCCCGTGATCCGTACCGACCGCGCGGGTTCTGCCACCTGGCACGGCCCCGGTCAGGTCGTCGTCTACCCCGTTGTTCGACTGCGCGAGCCCGTCGACCTCGTGCAGTGGATCCGCGCCGTCGAGGCCTCGGTGATCGATACCGTACGCGAGGTCTGGGAGCTTCCCGTACACCGCGTCGAGGGACGCGCGGGCGTGTGGCTGACCGAAGAGGGACGCCGCGACCGCAAGATCTGCGCGATCGGCCTGAAGGTGGCGCGCGGAGCGACCCTGCACGGCATCGCTCTGAACGTCGATATCGACCCGGCACACGCCTTCGAAGGCATCATCCCCTGCGGGCTCACGGACGCCGACGTGACCTCCCTGTCGTGGGAAGGCATTCACACAACCGTCTCCGACGCCGCATCCGAGCTTCTCCCGCGCATGGTGGAGCACATCTCCCCCTGCCTGGCAACCACTCCCACTTCCGTTTCCTACACGACGAGGTCAACGCTATGA
- a CDS encoding alpha-L-fucosidase, whose amino-acid sequence MINEDYLANIRPTHRQLQWQKMEMYAFIHFGMNTMTDREWGSGHEDPALFNPGNVDVDQWMRALVSAGMTGVILTCKHHDGFCLWPSAYTKHSVESSPWRGGRGDLVREVSDAAARHGLKFGVYLSPWDMTEATYGQGEAYNDFYINQLIELLTHYGPVFSVWLDGACGEGPNGKVQIYDWQRIYETVRALAPEAVISVCGPDVRWCGNEAGSVRTNEWSVVPAALREAERTAEKSQKADDGEFSRQVASGDEDLGSREALADYSGPLAWYPAEVNTSTRKGWFHHASEDSHVRSVEELFSIWKGSVGGNATFLLNVPPNRDGLLADADVEVLARLGEKIADFRCRRIEAFRDNEGDVVTLRFDAPRTVVAVVLEEDITQGQRIDEVVVTSCVDSGVEQEIARAHSVGYRRIITLDKPVTATGVRVTVTKSRQGFYLADAYAVRS is encoded by the coding sequence ATGATCAACGAGGACTACCTGGCTAACATTCGGCCGACTCACCGTCAGCTCCAGTGGCAGAAGATGGAGATGTACGCGTTCATCCACTTCGGTATGAACACGATGACGGACCGCGAGTGGGGCTCCGGCCACGAGGATCCCGCGCTCTTTAACCCGGGAAACGTCGACGTCGATCAGTGGATGCGGGCCCTCGTGAGCGCCGGCATGACCGGCGTGATCCTCACATGCAAGCATCACGACGGCTTTTGCCTGTGGCCCTCCGCCTACACGAAGCACTCGGTGGAGTCTTCCCCCTGGAGGGGAGGGCGCGGCGACCTCGTGCGCGAGGTGTCCGACGCGGCGGCGCGTCACGGCCTTAAGTTCGGCGTGTACCTGTCCCCCTGGGATATGACGGAGGCGACCTATGGACAGGGCGAGGCCTACAACGACTTCTACATCAACCAGCTGATCGAGCTCCTCACCCACTACGGCCCGGTTTTCTCCGTGTGGCTGGACGGTGCGTGCGGCGAAGGCCCCAACGGCAAGGTGCAGATCTACGACTGGCAGCGCATCTACGAGACGGTGCGCGCCTTGGCTCCCGAGGCCGTCATCTCTGTGTGCGGCCCGGACGTGCGCTGGTGTGGCAACGAGGCGGGCAGCGTTCGCACCAACGAATGGTCGGTCGTTCCCGCCGCCCTGCGCGAGGCCGAGCGCACCGCCGAGAAGTCCCAGAAGGCCGACGACGGAGAGTTCTCCCGCCAGGTAGCGTCCGGAGATGAGGATCTGGGCTCGCGCGAGGCTTTGGCCGACTACTCCGGTCCCCTTGCCTGGTACCCCGCCGAGGTCAACACCTCGACCCGCAAGGGCTGGTTCCACCACGCGAGCGAGGACTCCCACGTGCGCAGTGTCGAGGAGTTGTTCTCGATTTGGAAGGGCTCGGTCGGGGGCAACGCCACGTTCCTCCTGAACGTTCCCCCGAACCGCGATGGCCTCCTCGCGGACGCCGACGTCGAGGTTCTCGCGCGCCTCGGCGAGAAGATCGCCGACTTCCGCTGCCGACGCATCGAGGCTTTCCGCGACAACGAAGGCGACGTCGTCACCCTTCGCTTTGACGCGCCGCGCACGGTCGTTGCCGTCGTCCTCGAAGAGGACATCACCCAGGGGCAGCGCATCGACGAGGTCGTCGTGACCTCGTGCGTGGACAGCGGCGTCGAGCAGGAGATCGCTCGGGCTCACAGCGTTGGCTACCGCCGCATTATCACCCTGGATAAGCCCGTGACCGCCACCGGGGTGCGGGTGACGGTCACGAAGAGCAGGCAGGGCTTCTACTTGGCGGACGCGTACGCGGTTCGTTCCTGA
- a CDS encoding class I adenylate-forming enzyme family protein codes for MTADYSPARALLAAARRYPGRRSLVDAVTGQEWSVRGAADTVARLAAAFEGAGIGEGTRVGVIGANSPWHYIAAVAASWLRAVTVPLSPRMPSSTLASMCEQVGVSWVFLDEVSAHHAPALSGAGAQVASFADLAAWADHAAPIEKAPARCGTDLAAILFTSGSTGTPRPVALTHEVMWWGSANFREGFDYAPTSSVVGVCAPASHIGGFNGTSMDVWTHGGTLVTLGFPGSFDARGVIDAIEHYGITMMFAVPAIVRAILDEHHRAGGDLSSWVRPLIGGDAMTADLAEAMRAVGLSPIHVWGMTETSGAGTVATPDCLAPPGSLGVPFPYVDLRVMATEEREAGVDEMGEIWVRGPGVVSGEEWLRTGDLATRDAHGWLHMVGRAHRMINTAGELVAPPTVERALRSLDEVSDALVVGLPNERWGQIVAALIVASPEGRSQASSLSANALSGALRNCLAPWEKVRRVLVVDALPTTTTGKPDPVAAARLFDS; via the coding sequence GTGACCGCCGATTACTCGCCCGCACGAGCGCTGCTCGCCGCCGCCCGTCGGTACCCGGGTCGCCGCTCTCTCGTGGACGCGGTCACTGGCCAGGAATGGAGCGTGCGCGGGGCCGCGGACACCGTGGCGCGCCTAGCCGCAGCCTTTGAGGGTGCCGGTATCGGCGAGGGTACGCGCGTCGGCGTCATCGGGGCGAACTCGCCGTGGCACTACATCGCCGCCGTGGCGGCCTCGTGGCTGCGCGCGGTGACGGTCCCGCTGTCCCCGCGTATGCCCTCGTCGACGCTCGCCTCGATGTGCGAGCAGGTGGGCGTCTCGTGGGTGTTTCTGGACGAGGTCTCTGCCCACCACGCTCCCGCCCTGTCCGGAGCGGGCGCGCAGGTCGCGTCGTTTGCGGATCTGGCTGCGTGGGCGGATCACGCCGCGCCCATCGAGAAAGCCCCCGCGCGCTGCGGGACCGATCTCGCCGCCATCTTGTTCACGTCCGGGTCTACGGGCACCCCGCGCCCCGTCGCGCTCACGCACGAGGTCATGTGGTGGGGATCGGCAAACTTCCGCGAGGGCTTCGACTACGCGCCGACGTCCTCGGTCGTGGGCGTGTGTGCGCCCGCGAGCCACATCGGAGGCTTCAACGGGACGTCGATGGACGTGTGGACCCACGGCGGCACCCTGGTCACTCTCGGTTTTCCGGGCTCTTTCGACGCGCGCGGCGTCATCGACGCGATCGAGCACTACGGGATCACCATGATGTTCGCCGTGCCCGCGATCGTCCGCGCAATCCTCGACGAGCACCACCGCGCGGGCGGGGACCTGTCGTCGTGGGTGCGTCCCCTCATCGGCGGCGACGCGATGACGGCGGACCTCGCCGAGGCGATGCGCGCGGTCGGCTTGTCCCCCATTCACGTGTGGGGCATGACCGAGACCTCCGGGGCGGGCACGGTCGCCACACCCGATTGCTTGGCGCCACCCGGATCGCTGGGGGTTCCCTTCCCCTACGTGGACCTGCGCGTCATGGCCACCGAGGAGCGCGAGGCCGGCGTCGATGAGATGGGCGAGATCTGGGTGCGCGGTCCCGGCGTCGTGAGCGGCGAGGAGTGGCTGCGCACCGGCGACCTGGCGACTCGGGATGCCCACGGTTGGCTGCACATGGTGGGACGCGCCCACCGCATGATCAACACGGCCGGAGAGCTGGTGGCTCCACCGACCGTCGAGCGGGCTCTACGCTCGCTGGACGAGGTATCGGATGCGCTCGTCGTGGGACTGCCGAATGAACGCTGGGGACAGATCGTCGCAGCCCTGATCGTCGCATCCCCCGAGGGCCGCTCCCAGGCCTCGTCGTTGAGCGCCAACGCGCTGTCCGGCGCCCTGCGCAATTGCCTCGCACCGTGGGAGAAGGTGCGTCGTGTCCTGGTCGTCGACGCGCTTCCGACTACGACGACGGGCAAGCCGGATCCGGTTGCGGCAGCGCGGCTTTTTGACAGTTGA
- the lipA gene encoding lipoyl synthase yields MSTLPDPEGRKLLRIEVRNSQTPIEKKPEWIRTTAKAGDNYQDMRSLSHAKGLHTVCAEAGCPNIYECWQDREATFLLGGALCTRRCDFCDIATGRPTEYDKDEPRRIAESVRDLDLRYVTITGVTRDDLPDGAAWLYAETCRLIHELNPGTGVELLVDDFRGQDASIDMVIDAGPQVFAHNLETVPRIFKKIRPAFNYDRSLAMIKRAHDGGMVTKSNLILGMGETREEISAAMRDLHESGCDLLTLTQYLRPSPLHHPIDRWVHPEEFVELAAQAEEMGFAGVMAGPLVRSSYRAGLLWAKGMRARGFEIPEQLRHIANSGSTLQEAGSVLARLKERTERHAAMAAKAASAS; encoded by the coding sequence ATGAGTACCCTGCCCGATCCCGAAGGACGCAAGCTCCTGCGCATCGAGGTGCGTAACTCGCAAACTCCGATCGAGAAGAAGCCCGAGTGGATCCGCACGACCGCTAAGGCCGGCGATAACTACCAGGACATGCGCTCGCTCTCGCACGCGAAGGGCCTGCACACGGTGTGTGCCGAGGCCGGCTGCCCCAACATCTACGAGTGCTGGCAGGACCGCGAGGCGACCTTCCTGCTTGGCGGCGCACTGTGTACGCGCCGCTGCGACTTCTGCGACATTGCGACGGGGCGCCCCACCGAGTACGACAAGGACGAGCCGCGTCGCATCGCCGAGTCCGTGCGCGACCTCGACCTGCGCTACGTGACGATCACGGGCGTGACCCGAGACGATCTGCCCGACGGTGCCGCATGGCTCTATGCCGAGACGTGTCGTCTCATCCACGAGCTCAACCCGGGCACCGGCGTTGAGCTGCTCGTCGATGACTTCCGCGGCCAGGACGCCTCGATCGACATGGTGATCGACGCCGGCCCGCAGGTCTTCGCGCACAACCTCGAGACGGTGCCGCGCATCTTCAAGAAGATTCGTCCCGCCTTCAACTACGATCGCTCACTCGCGATGATCAAGCGCGCACACGACGGCGGCATGGTCACCAAGTCGAACCTCATCCTGGGCATGGGCGAGACGCGCGAGGAGATCAGCGCGGCGATGCGCGACCTGCACGAGTCGGGCTGCGACCTGCTGACCCTCACGCAGTACCTGCGCCCCTCTCCCCTGCACCACCCGATCGACCGCTGGGTACACCCCGAGGAGTTCGTCGAGCTGGCCGCGCAGGCCGAGGAGATGGGCTTCGCCGGCGTCATGGCCGGTCCCCTCGTGCGTTCTTCGTACCGCGCGGGCCTGCTGTGGGCAAAGGGCATGCGCGCCCGCGGCTTTGAGATTCCCGAGCAGCTACGCCACATCGCCAATTCCGGGTCGACGTTGCAGGAGGCCGGCTCCGTCCTGGCTCGCCTCAAAGAGCGCACCGAGCGTCACGCGGCCATGGCCGCGAAGGCCGCATCGGCCTCGTGA